The Methanomicrobia archaeon genome includes a region encoding these proteins:
- the purE gene encoding 5-(carboxyamino)imidazole ribonucleotide mutase — MTKVAIVMGSKSDQAVADKAIAVLEEHNIPYDVQVLSAHRNPEELDCYLKESGDVAVFIAIAGLAAALPGIIASKTDKPVIGVPVSGPLRGMDALLSMVQMPPGVPVGVVGIDNGTNAAVLAVRIVRAR; from the coding sequence ATGACTAAAGTAGCTATCGTAATGGGCTCGAAGAGCGATCAAGCGGTGGCGGATAAAGCGATCGCGGTATTGGAAGAGCACAACATTCCTTACGATGTGCAGGTGCTCTCCGCGCACCGGAACCCAGAAGAGCTGGATTGCTATTTGAAGGAGAGCGGCGATGTCGCGGTATTCATAGCGATTGCAGGGCTCGCGGCGGCTTTGCCGGGGATCATCGCGTCGAAAACGGATAAGCCAGTCATCGGCGTTCCGGTAAGCGGGCCGTTAAGGGGCATGGATGCGCTCCTGTCCATGGTTCAAATGCCCCCGGGCGTGCCGGTAGGCGTAGTGGGTATCGACAACGGCACGAATGCGGCCGTGCTCGCCGTG
- a CDS encoding dihydroorotase family protein, with translation MLHELVVTGKIVNPEGIHEAQIGIDGAFITALKKQGLRGEREIDARGCLIFPGFIDMHVHLREDGSHKWGYKEDFTSGTAAALHGGVTTVVDMPNTPLPGITAERIREKKELARTKSKGLLDILFCGAVAESNLKTLADMQEDVVAYKIYLARTGGLYIDEKTLPHALTAVEATSKPAVIHCEDQHIIDRKQEESRSRGGGGKNHGELHSELRPAEAELSAVRNVLSAASTAREFKISIAHISVSETVSLLRQHKNVHGEVTPHHLFFTRDDLLSKKAFLKTNPPLRTEANRQRLLTAFKAGAIDFLATDHAPHTQEEKAHDILDAPAGVPHLDTYGNFVSWLIARCDVSPTLMARVCSFNPARFLGLNDRGRIEVGKRANLTILDLQKPVKISSDRLYTKCGWSPFEGYEFPGAVRHTISSGVVATEYDEVF, from the coding sequence ATGCTCCATGAGCTTGTGGTTACCGGTAAAATCGTAAATCCTGAAGGGATACACGAGGCTCAGATCGGCATTGACGGGGCGTTTATTACCGCGTTGAAAAAGCAGGGTTTACGCGGCGAGCGGGAAATAGACGCGCGGGGATGTCTCATCTTTCCGGGATTTATTGATATGCACGTGCATTTACGGGAAGACGGCAGTCACAAGTGGGGTTACAAGGAAGATTTCACGTCGGGCACTGCGGCTGCGCTTCACGGCGGTGTAACGACCGTCGTTGACATGCCCAACACCCCGTTGCCCGGCATAACTGCCGAGCGGATACGAGAGAAGAAGGAACTCGCTCGCACAAAGTCGAAAGGCTTGCTTGACATTCTTTTCTGCGGTGCTGTAGCAGAATCCAATCTGAAGACGCTTGCGGATATGCAAGAAGACGTTGTAGCATATAAGATCTACCTTGCCAGGACGGGCGGGTTATACATAGATGAGAAAACGTTACCACACGCACTTACGGCGGTAGAAGCGACTTCTAAACCCGCCGTCATCCATTGTGAAGACCAGCATATCATAGACCGTAAGCAAGAAGAATCGCGATCACGAGGCGGCGGTGGGAAGAACCATGGGGAACTCCATTCAGAGCTAAGACCCGCGGAAGCTGAGTTGTCCGCGGTCAGAAACGTTTTATCCGCCGCTTCTACTGCACGAGAATTTAAAATAAGCATCGCACACATCTCCGTTTCCGAGACCGTAAGCCTCCTGAGGCAACACAAAAACGTGCACGGCGAGGTCACGCCGCATCACTTGTTCTTCACCAGAGACGATCTATTGTCGAAGAAGGCGTTTTTAAAGACGAATCCACCGCTGCGAACGGAAGCGAACAGGCAGCGACTGCTGACTGCATTCAAAGCGGGCGCAATCGATTTCTTAGCGACCGATCACGCACCGCACACGCAGGAGGAGAAGGCACACGACATCTTAGATGCGCCTGCCGGCGTTCCACATTTGGATACGTACGGTAATTTCGTGTCATGGTTGATTGCGCGTTGCGATGTCTCGCCAACTCTCATGGCACGCGTCTGCTCGTTCAATCCTGCGCGCTTTCTGGGCTTGAACGATAGAGGCAGGATAGAAGTAGGTAAGCGGGCGAATCTGACCATCCTGGATTTACAGAAGCCCGTTAAAATCAGCAGTGATCGGTTATATACAAAATGCGGGTGGTCGCCGTTTGAAGGGTACGAGTTTCCGGGTGCGGTGCGGCATACCATTTCCAGTGGCGTCGTTGCGACCGAATACGATGAAGTCTTTTGA
- the proC gene encoding pyrroline-5-carboxylate reductase, with product MNVSVVEGKKIGIIGVGNIGASILRGLLAADNGGGLNERIFISDVRKASLESFVGDSESRVVVCESNGEVAEQSDVTILAVKPNDVQRVVEEIAPFISGSKIIISVAAGVPTHAIESALGTGKKVIRVMPNIGVLVGESVTAICKGAYAGEEDVELAREIFSALGAVYSLKESDLDIVTGLSGSGIAFFAAVIEAMSEGGVYEGLPYDVALSISAQTALGAAKMILAGNEPSSITHRTASPGGTTIRGLRVMDTVGVKAALMEAVSEATKRARELSSSDKASSLKAR from the coding sequence ATGAACGTGAGCGTGGTCGAGGGGAAGAAAATCGGCATTATCGGCGTGGGCAACATAGGGGCGTCTATTCTGCGGGGGCTTCTTGCTGCTGATAACGGCGGCGGATTGAACGAGCGGATTTTTATCAGCGACGTACGGAAGGCAAGTCTCGAATCCTTTGTGGGCGACTCAGAATCGCGCGTCGTCGTCTGCGAGAGCAACGGCGAGGTCGCGGAGCAATCAGACGTGACCATTTTGGCCGTTAAGCCAAACGATGTACAGAGGGTCGTGGAGGAGATTGCACCGTTCATATCTGGGAGTAAAATAATCATATCGGTAGCTGCTGGCGTACCAACGCACGCGATCGAGAGTGCCCTGGGCACAGGCAAGAAGGTAATCCGAGTGATGCCGAATATCGGCGTGCTCGTGGGTGAATCCGTAACGGCGATTTGTAAAGGCGCGTACGCAGGAGAAGAGGATGTGGAGCTCGCACGGGAGATCTTCAGTGCGCTCGGTGCCGTTTATAGCTTGAAAGAGAGCGATCTTGATATTGTTACGGGATTAAGCGGCAGTGGCATCGCTTTCTTCGCCGCAGTGATCGAGGCAATGTCTGAAGGCGGCGTCTACGAGGGCTTGCCCTATGATGTGGCGCTTTCGATCTCTGCCCAGACCGCCCTGGGCGCTGCGAAGATGATCCTTGCAGGTAACGAGCCGTCTTCGATAACACATCGGACTGCTTCTCCCGGTGGGACGACGATACGCGGGCTTCGTGTGATGGACACGGTCGGTGTAAAGGCAGCGCTGATGGAAGCGGTAAGTGAAGCAACAAAGCGGGCACGGGAACTATCATCCTCGGACAAAGCTAGCTCGTTGAAGGCCAGATGA
- a CDS encoding transcriptional regulator, producing MKDDLISQVLGILQDAGFIVSQRCEARSFDLAARRSEVTLLAKIMRNIDGLNEDVAKSIKRAAFCLLASPLVIGERKGVSFLEDDVVYHRYGIPALNPHTLYDYFVEGVDPYVYSATGGVYVNIDGAAMKTAREKKELSLGDIASELGISRRSVSKYEEGGMSTTIDIALKLEEILDTVLIVPLELLNAESEEPSAEVLKEGADEAISSLEKRILGMMEEIGFEIFTTSYAPFSAVSFPEPPSKARVECPKILTGVSEYTERMIKRARIVSSLSQVTRTKSVFVVNGNVKYVQIDDTVLIGKDELKRIKDPEEFTEVMEERIKA from the coding sequence ATGAAGGACGATCTGATCTCTCAGGTATTGGGAATATTGCAGGATGCGGGCTTTATCGTATCACAGAGATGTGAGGCGCGGAGTTTCGATTTAGCGGCGCGACGAAGCGAAGTGACCCTGCTGGCGAAGATAATGCGTAATATAGACGGCCTTAACGAAGACGTAGCGAAGAGCATAAAACGCGCGGCATTTTGCTTACTCGCGTCTCCGCTGGTCATCGGCGAGCGAAAAGGCGTGTCCTTTCTGGAAGACGATGTGGTCTATCATCGATACGGTATCCCTGCTTTAAACCCGCATACACTTTACGATTACTTTGTGGAGGGCGTGGATCCCTACGTTTATTCGGCCACCGGCGGCGTGTATGTCAATATCGACGGGGCAGCGATGAAGACGGCGCGGGAGAAGAAGGAATTGTCCCTGGGCGATATCGCCTCGGAATTAGGCATCTCGCGGAGGAGCGTGAGCAAATACGAAGAGGGCGGCATGAGTACGACCATCGACATCGCGCTGAAACTCGAGGAGATCTTAGATACCGTACTCATAGTGCCTTTAGAGCTCTTAAATGCCGAATCAGAGGAACCTTCCGCGGAGGTATTAAAAGAGGGCGCGGACGAAGCGATTTCGAGCTTGGAGAAGCGCATTTTGGGTATGATGGAAGAGATCGGCTTTGAAATTTTTACGACGTCTTACGCTCCTTTTAGCGCTGTTTCGTTCCCTGAGCCGCCGTCGAAAGCGCGAGTCGAATGTCCGAAGATCCTTACCGGCGTAAGCGAATATACCGAGCGCATGATAAAACGGGCGAGGATAGTGAGCAGCTTATCGCAGGTTACGAGAACGAAGTCGGTATTCGTCGTGAACGGGAATGTCAAATACGTGCAGATAGATGATACCGTGTTAATCGGAAAAGACGAGCTGAAACGGATAAAGGATCCAGAAGAGTTCACCGAGGTGATGGAGGAGCGGATAAAGGCCTAA
- a CDS encoding LSM domain-containing protein, which translates to MFPNKKVQSLVGREIHVEMKGEQCVLEGVLTSVDDYLNLHLSGASEILQGEKKRSLGSVILRGNNVVLINPLKE; encoded by the coding sequence ATGTTTCCAAACAAAAAAGTTCAGAGTCTGGTGGGAAGAGAGATACACGTAGAGATGAAGGGTGAGCAGTGCGTGCTGGAGGGCGTGCTGACATCGGTTGATGACTATTTGAATCTGCATTTGAGCGGTGCGAGCGAGATCTTGCAAGGCGAAAAGAAACGCTCTCTGGGCTCTGTTATACTCCGTGGCAATAATGTTGTGCTTATAAATCCATTGAAGGAATGA
- a CDS encoding CDP-2,3-bis-(O-geranylgeranyl)-sn-glycerol synthase, protein MSAIIVTIVAALWLMLPAYVTNSSAAFFGGKTPIDRGMYWGTSRLLGDGKTYEGLVKGIACGILVGIVQTLFAGTYVDMPSFGTFPFFFVTLICLSAGAMLGDLLGSFAKRRVGLKRGASLPLVDQLDFVVGAWLLLFLFARTWFRNAFSLEVIIVVVLITPLLHLLTNYIGFKIGRKQVPW, encoded by the coding sequence ATGAGCGCTATTATAGTGACCATTGTTGCTGCACTCTGGCTGATGCTGCCGGCGTACGTAACGAATTCGAGCGCGGCGTTCTTTGGCGGCAAGACGCCCATTGACCGGGGCATGTATTGGGGTACGAGCAGGTTACTGGGTGATGGCAAGACGTATGAAGGCCTCGTAAAGGGCATCGCGTGCGGCATCCTCGTCGGCATCGTTCAGACCCTTTTTGCGGGCACTTATGTGGATATGCCTTCTTTCGGTACCTTTCCGTTCTTTTTCGTGACACTCATCTGCCTGTCGGCAGGAGCCATGCTTGGCGATCTGCTCGGTAGTTTTGCAAAACGGCGAGTCGGGCTGAAACGAGGTGCGTCTCTACCGCTGGTGGATCAGCTCGATTTCGTGGTTGGCGCCTGGCTGCTTTTGTTCCTCTTCGCCCGCACGTGGTTTCGTAACGCCTTCTCACTGGAGGTGATCATTGTGGTGGTTCTTATCACCCCGCTCTTGCATCTGCTTACCAATTACATCGGCTTCAAGATAGGAAGGAAGCAAGTTCCGTGGTGA